The following proteins come from a genomic window of Candidatus Polarisedimenticolia bacterium:
- a CDS encoding glycosyltransferase family 4 protein — MRIAQVAPLYESVPPRFYGGTERIVSYLTEELVEQGHDVTLFASGDSVTRARLEPACRVALRLDQECVDQMAHHILMLEQVMQRSSDFDLIHFHVDYLHFPLSRRQRTPHLTTLHGRLTIADIIPLHREFRDVPLVSISDAQRRPMAWANWQATVHHGLPESLYRPHEQPGKYLAFLGRISPEKRVDRAIEIARRVRMPLKIAAKIDNADREYFEGAIKPLLRGPYVEYVGEIGDADKEEFLGGAYAVLFPIDWPEPFGLVMIEALACGTPVVAFRRGSVPEILEEGETGFIVDDVDDAVEAIPKVAGLDRLRCRREFEERFTVERMVHDYVDVYRKLTYRRRQCAAGA, encoded by the coding sequence ATGAGAATCGCCCAAGTAGCGCCGCTTTATGAGAGCGTTCCTCCCAGGTTCTACGGCGGGACGGAGCGCATCGTCTCCTATCTCACCGAGGAGCTGGTCGAACAGGGGCACGACGTCACCCTGTTCGCGAGCGGCGACTCGGTGACCCGGGCCCGCCTCGAGCCGGCCTGCCGCGTCGCGTTGCGCCTGGACCAGGAATGCGTCGACCAGATGGCGCATCACATCCTGATGCTGGAGCAGGTGATGCAGCGCTCCAGCGATTTCGACCTGATCCACTTTCACGTCGACTATCTGCATTTCCCGCTTTCCCGTCGCCAGAGAACGCCGCACCTGACCACGCTGCACGGCCGGTTGACCATCGCCGACATCATCCCGCTGCACCGGGAGTTCCGCGACGTGCCCCTGGTCTCGATCTCCGACGCCCAGCGCCGGCCGATGGCCTGGGCGAACTGGCAGGCGACGGTGCATCACGGTCTGCCCGAGAGCCTGTATCGGCCCCACGAGCAGCCGGGGAAGTACCTGGCCTTCCTGGGGCGGATCTCCCCCGAGAAGCGCGTCGACCGGGCTATCGAGATCGCCCGGCGCGTTCGCATGCCCCTGAAGATCGCCGCCAAGATCGACAACGCCGACCGGGAGTATTTCGAGGGAGCGATCAAGCCGCTCCTGCGCGGCCCGTACGTCGAGTATGTCGGCGAGATCGGGGACGCCGACAAGGAGGAGTTCCTGGGCGGGGCGTACGCCGTGCTGTTCCCGATCGACTGGCCGGAGCCGTTCGGCCTCGTCATGATCGAGGCGCTGGCCTGCGGCACTCCGGTGGTCGCGTTCCGCCGGGGGTCGGTGCCCGAGATCCTCGAGGAAGGGGAGACAGGCTTCATCGTCGACGACGTCGACGACGCGGTGGAGGCGATCCCGAAGGTCGCCGGGCTCGACCGCCTCCGCTGTCGCCGGGAATTCGAGGAGCGCTTCACCGTCGAGCGCATGGTGCACGACTACGTCGACGTCTATCGCAAGCTGACTTACCGACGGAGGCAATGCGCAGCGGGAGCCTAG